The genome window AATCATAACCGCGCACACCGAGCTTGCGGTTTCCGCCCAGCCGGAAACGCTCGTAGTCCGGCACCTGCAACGAACTCGTGTATCCATCGACCACGCCGAACCCCTGACTCAATTGCAGCACAAACTTCCACAACAGGGATTGAAACCACGAGACTTCGACGTCATAGCGTTGCAGGTTCACGTCCCCGCCCATCAATCCACCCGTCCAGCGCGTGTTCAAGGTGGTGCGCGTCCCCAGTGTGGGATGGAACGGGTTGTCGGTGGAGTTGCGGAACAACGTCAACCCCATCGAACTCGTGGTCTGGGGCCAGCCGGTATTGATCAACGGACCCACGTAGCCCGGCGAGAAGTTGGACAACTCCACCTCCTCCAGGCTGTAGCGCACCGACACGGAAGTATAGTCCAGCCACGGCAGCGGGCGCCCGACACGCACCGAAAAACCCGTGCGCCGGTCGGAATAGAACTGCGCCGACACCTTGTCCTGGTTGGCCGCAAATAGCTGGAAGCTCAGCTCGGTCGGGGTTCCGAATGCCCACGGCTGGGTGAAATTCAAGCTGATGTCCTGGCGCGAACGCGCGAACTCCCAGTTCACGCCCACCCGGTAGCCGCGCCCGAGGAAGTTCGGCTCCGTGACCCCGATGAAACCGCTCACCCGGTTGAGCTGCGAGAACCCGGCGCCCACCCGGAACTGCCCCGCCGACTTCTCCTCCACGCGCAGCGTCAGGTTGATGTCGCCTTCCTCGTTGGCCTGCGTCACCTGCGGCTCGGGCGGTCCCGCAAAGAAGCCCAGGTTGAATACCTCCCGCCGCGAGCGCCGCAGGCGATTGCTGGAGAACACGTCTCCGGGCATCAGCACCAGCTCGCGGCGGATCACCTCGTCCCAGGTCTTTTCGTTGCCCGCGATGTTGATCTCATGAACGTGGGCCAGGTTGCCCTGGTCGATCTCGAAGTTCAGATCCACCACACTGCCGGTGATGCTCTTGACCGGCGTCACCGTGGCGTAGATGTAGCCGCGGTCGCCGTACAGGTTGGCGATGTTGAACTGGATCATCGACAGTTCGATGTCGTCCAGCGGCTCACCCTTCTCCAGTGTGATGCGGCCGGCAATGGTGGTATCCGGAAACAGTTCGTTTCCGCTCCACGTGATCTTTCCCACGAAGTACTGTCGGCCCTCACCGATGGTGAAGTAGACATCGATGCCACTGCCGTCCGGCGTGAAGTCCAGTTCCGGATCGCTCGCCGTCACGTCGATGTAGCCGCGGCTCTTGTAGAGTTGGATGATCCGCTCGCGGTCCTCGTCGAGTTGGGTGGGGTTGAAATCACCACCGCTGAGGAAGCCGTCCGGCTTGCTCTTCATGGCGCCACGCAACTCGTCGGTGTCCATGAGCCGCGACCCGATGAAGTCGATATGCTTGATCTTGACCTTCTTGCCCTCGGTGATGCGATACACGAGCTCGCGCGAACCCGACTTCGCATCCGTGACAATGGTGTCGGTGACCCCCACCCGGTAGTAGCCCTTCTCGCGGTACTGCTCCGAGATCGCCTCGCGATCCTTCTCGGTCACCGAGGGGCGCACGAAGGTGCCCTTGGTGGCAGAGATCACCTTGACCAGATCGTCCTTGCCGATGTGATCGTCGCCCTCGAAGCGAACAGCGTCGATGCGCGGATACTCCACCACCTCGATCACCACCACGCACGAATCCCGCGACGAGCCGTCAATCCGGTAGGCCCTGATGTCGCTGAACTGCCGCGTCTCGAAGAGGCGCTTCAATCCCGGGCGGATGCGCTCGGCATCGTAACCGTCGCCCGGCTTCACGCCCACCACGCGTGTGATCTTGGAGGAGGAAACCTGCTTGTTACCGCGGACGTCGACCTTCTGGATAATGGAAACGGGCCGCTGGGCATACGCCGCGGCACAGACGAGCACCGCGAAGAGCAGCGTCGCGAAAAAAACGCCTAGTCCCTTATTTTTCATTAACCTACGAGCCCCTGCCCAAACTGGTGCATGCTATCAGAGGCCCCCGGGGGTGTAAACAAAAACAAAGATACCCCCGGCGGGCGCCAGGGGTATCTCAATGTGCAACCTAACTCCTTGTCCTGACTAGCCTTTTGGCGCATCCTCCGGGGCCGGTGTCACCGCGAAGGAGAGCTCCCCCGCCCCCGGCGCAACGAGGATCTCGGCGTCCTTGGAAACGCCGTGGGACAGCAGCAGTTCGCTCAGCGGGTCCTCGAGGTAGCGCTGGATGGCACGCCGCAGCGGGCGTGCGCCCAGGGCCGGGTCGAAGCCGTGTTCGATGAGGAACACCTTCGCCTCGTCGGTGAACTTCACCTCGACCTGCAGGACATCCAGCCGCCGGACGAAGTTGCGCAGCAGGACCTCTACGATCTGCTTCATGTCTTCCTTCTCCAGCTGGCGGAACACGATGGTGTCGTCGAGCCGGTTGAGGAACTCCGGGTTGAACGTCTTCTTGAGGTGGTCGAGCAGCTTGGACTTCACCGACTGGTACTGCGAGTCGCCGCCCTCGGTGACGAATCCAAGCGTCTTGCCGGTCTTGATCTCCGCGGCGCCCACGTTGGAGGTCATGATGAGCACCGTGTTGCGGAAGTCGACGCGCCGGCCGTAGTTGTCGGTCAGCTGCCCCTCTTCCATCACCTGCAGGAGCAGGTTGAACACGTCCGGGTGCGCCTTCTCGATCTCATCCAGCAGCACCACCGAGTACGGCTTGCGTCGCACCTTCTCGGTGAGCTGGCCGCCCTCGTCATAGCCGACGTATCCCGGAGGCGCACCGATCAGGCGCGACACCGAGAACTTCTCCATGTATTCGGACATGTCGACGCGAATCAGCGCCTCCTCGGATTCGAACAGGACCTCGGCCAGCGACTTGGCCAGCTCGGTCTTGCCCACTCCGGTGGGTCCCAGGAATATGAAGCTGCCGATGGGCCGCTTGGGATCGCGCAGCCCTGCGCGATTGCGCCGGACCGCCCGCGACACCGCCTTGACCGCCTCCTCCTGCCCGATCACACGCGCGCGCAGCGCGTCCTCCAGATGGAGCAGCTTCTCGGTCTCCTCGCGCTCGACCTCGGTGACCGGGATGCCGGTCATGGCGGATACCACCTTGGAGATGTCCTTGGCGGAAACTACCGTCTCGGTGGCCTGCTTGGTCTCGGCCCAGGTCTTGCGCAGATCGTCGAGCTGCTTGCGCAGCTCCTTCTCGCGGTCGCGGTAGCGCGCCGCCTTCTCGAACTCCTGTGCCTGAATGGCGGACTCCTTCTCGCGCGACACCTCCTCGATCTCGCGTTCCATGTCGGTGAGCTCGGAGGGCGCGGTGACCACGGTGAGGCGCGCGCGCGAGCCGGCCTCGTCGATCACGTCGATGGCCTTGTCGGGCAGGAAGCGCTCGTGGATGTAGCGCTCGGACAGGAACACCGCGGCGCGCACGGCGTCGTCGCTGATCTTCACGCGGTGGTGCGCCTCGTACTTGTCGCGCAACCCGAAGATGATCTGGATGGTCTCGTCGCCGGTGGGCGGGTTGACCATGATGGGC of Candidatus Krumholzibacteriia bacterium contains these proteins:
- the bamA gene encoding outer membrane protein assembly factor BamA is translated as MKNKGLGVFFATLLFAVLVCAAAYAQRPVSIIQKVDVRGNKQVSSSKITRVVGVKPGDGYDAERIRPGLKRLFETRQFSDIRAYRIDGSSRDSCVVVIEVVEYPRIDAVRFEGDDHIGKDDLVKVISATKGTFVRPSVTEKDREAISEQYREKGYYRVGVTDTIVTDAKSGSRELVYRITEGKKVKIKHIDFIGSRLMDTDELRGAMKSKPDGFLSGGDFNPTQLDEDRERIIQLYKSRGYIDVTASDPELDFTPDGSGIDVYFTIGEGRQYFVGKITWSGNELFPDTTIAGRITLEKGEPLDDIELSMIQFNIANLYGDRGYIYATVTPVKSITGSVVDLNFEIDQGNLAHVHEINIAGNEKTWDEVIRRELVLMPGDVFSSNRLRRSRREVFNLGFFAGPPEPQVTQANEEGDINLTLRVEEKSAGQFRVGAGFSQLNRVSGFIGVTEPNFLGRGYRVGVNWEFARSRQDISLNFTQPWAFGTPTELSFQLFAANQDKVSAQFYSDRRTGFSVRVGRPLPWLDYTSVSVRYSLEEVELSNFSPGYVGPLINTGWPQTTSSMGLTLFRNSTDNPFHPTLGTRTTLNTRWTGGLMGGDVNLQRYDVEVSWFQSLLWKFVLQLSQGFGVVDGYTSSLQVPDYERFRLGGNRKLGVRGYDFYEIVPLGNNTYTGGRAYSITVAAIEFPIVPPTVYGHFFLDMGGTWNSFASAEFSDVRKGAGFGIVIELPMIGLFGFDYAYGFDRFGGGRWQSHINFGSTF
- a CDS encoding ATP-dependent Clp protease ATP-binding subunit; its protein translation is MQDRFTDRVRKVIYYARDEANRLQHDYIGTEHLLLGIVREGEGIAAKVLAKLELDFEQIQQAVENMVKSSGGTLTIGEIPFTPRAKRVLELAIEEARLLGHNYVGTEHLLLGLIREGEGVAAQVLAELGVDRKRVREEVLKLLGPTTSVKTRKAKKEKSDTPNLDQFGRDLTQMARENKLDPIIGREAEIERVIQVLSRRKKNNPVLIGEPGVGKTAIAEGLAQRIVDNKVPEILKDRRICTLDLASVVAGTKYRGQFEERLKSIINEIRQAEDVIIFIDEIHTIVGAGGAEGAIDASNMLKPALARGELQCIGATTLDEYRKYIEKDGALERRFQPIMVNPPTGDETIQIIFGLRDKYEAHHRVKISDDAVRAAVFLSERYIHERFLPDKAIDVIDEAGSRARLTVVTAPSELTDMEREIEEVSREKESAIQAQEFEKAARYRDREKELRKQLDDLRKTWAETKQATETVVSAKDISKVVSAMTGIPVTEVEREETEKLLHLEDALRARVIGQEEAVKAVSRAVRRNRAGLRDPKRPIGSFIFLGPTGVGKTELAKSLAEVLFESEEALIRVDMSEYMEKFSVSRLIGAPPGYVGYDEGGQLTEKVRRKPYSVVLLDEIEKAHPDVFNLLLQVMEEGQLTDNYGRRVDFRNTVLIMTSNVGAAEIKTGKTLGFVTEGGDSQYQSVKSKLLDHLKKTFNPEFLNRLDDTIVFRQLEKEDMKQIVEVLLRNFVRRLDVLQVEVKFTDEAKVFLIEHGFDPALGARPLRRAIQRYLEDPLSELLLSHGVSKDAEILVAPGAGELSFAVTPAPEDAPKG